The following coding sequences are from one Cercospora beticola chromosome 4, complete sequence window:
- a CDS encoding uncharacterized protein (BUSCO:EOG09260ETR), translated as MPKKAIDARIPALIRNSQLLRHRSLFVIVGDHAKDVIVNLYHILLNLDIKISKSVLWAYKKELLGFSSHRKKREKKIKAEIKRGQRDVDEQDPFELFVSTRDVRYVYYKETEKILGQTFGMCVLQDFEGLTPNLLARTMETVEGGGMVLLLLKNITSLKQLYTMNMDVHARYRTEAHGDVVARFNERFLMSLGSCGGALVIDDEMNVLSSVSGARGVVELKSEEVTTQSQKSKEELAEIKESLEGEKPVGDLVKLARTVDQAKALMTFVEAIMEKTLASTVTLTAGRGRGKSAALGMAIAAAIACGYSNIFITSPSPENLKTLFEFVFKGFDEFGYLDHTDYDIVQSTNPDFNKAIVRVNIHREHRQTIQYIQPQDSYTLGQAELLVIDEAAAIPLPLVRKLLGPYLVFMASTINGYEGTGRSLSLKLIQQLRDQSRSVGKPNGDTKIANRDGNKKEQDYTPRTARSLREIELNEPIRYASGDAVEKWMNTLLCLDATLPRKSRIHGTPHPSQCELLQVNRDTLFSFHPITEKFLQQMMALYVASHYKNSPNDLQLMSDAPAHQLFVLVAPTADDANKLPEILCVVQVALEGQISRESVLNSLSRGQRAGGDLIPWLVSQQFQDSEFASLSGARIVRIATNPDYGNMGYGSRALQLLNEFYEGKHISLDESADVLAMNEESARRVTDEELAEGSLQTETIKVRDIKSMPPLFARLHQRKPPKLDYTGVSYGLTQQLHKFWYRGGYVPVYLRQTANDLTGEHTMVMLKPTNSDTTDPSWLGAYAQDFHRRILNLSSYQFRVFPTVLILSIDDSTNKGIKLLDDSEKARPLDKPELDKLFSPYDIKRIKSYADNMLDYHVILDLMPTIATLFFTGRIKDDNGVVLSGVQKALLCAIGLQRKMLEDMEKELNLTVSQLMAMFIKVMRKVSTHFEKILSGAIEASMPATNGRAHAAPDDEDAEQAIDGAAVSKNLADDLAEGAEEFNEEERQRNRKMIDALPLDRYAIQEGEAGWEDAEKQVKDAAKKGKSVSTIAVKSSKKGEEKKRKAGEALREAQEEAEKLGGGGGKKSKKSKR; from the coding sequence ATGCCGAAGAAGGCCATCGACGCGCGCATTCCTGCCCTCATCCGCAACTCGCAGCTCCTCCGCCATCGATCCCTCTTCGTCATTGTCGGCGACCACGCTAAAGATGTCATCGTCAATCTGTACCACATCTTGCTGAACCTCGACATCAAGATCAGCAAGTCCGTACTATGGGCCTACAAAAAAGAATTGCTGGGCTTCAGCAGTCACCGCAAGAAGCGGGAAAAGAAGATCAAGGCGGAGATTAAGCGAGGCCAGCGCGATGTGGACGAGCAAGATCCCTTCGAGCTGTTCGTCAGCACGCGAGATGTGCGATATGTCTACTACAAGGAGACGGAGAAGATTCTCGGTCAGACCTTTGGCATGTGCGTGCTGCAAGACTTTGAAGGTCTGACGCCGAATTTGCTGGCGAGGACAATGGAGACggtagaaggaggaggaatgGTCTTACTCTTGCTGAAAAATATCACCAGTCTGAAGCAGCTGTACACCATGAACATGGATGTCCATGCGCGGTACCGCACAGAAGCTCACGGAGATGTCGTGGCGAGATTCAACGAGAGATTTCTGATGAGCTTGGGAAGTTGCGGAGGCGCATTGGTCATCGATGACGAAATGAACGTACTGAGCAGTGTCTCTGGTGCAAGAGGAGTGGTGGAGCTCAAGAGCGAAGAGGTCACAACACAAAGCCAGAAGTCGAAAGAGGAGCTTGCTGAGATCAAAGAGAGTCTTGAAGGCGAGAAGCCAGTTGGCGATTTGGTAAAGCTTGCGAGGACAGTAGACCAAGCAAAGGCCCTCATGACTTTCGTCGAAGCCATAATGGAGAAGACACTGGCAAGCACGGTGACACTCACAGCAGGCAGAGGACGGGGAAAGTCAGCTGCTTTGGGCATGGCAATAGCTGCAGCAATCGCGTGCGGCTACAGCAACATCTTCATCACATCACCATCTCCTGAGAACTTGAAGACATTGTTTGAATTCGTCTTCAAGGGCTTCGATGAGTTTGGCTACCTCGATCACACAGACTACGACATTGTACAATCGACAAATCCAGACTTCAACAAAGCCATCGTCCGAGTGAACATACACCGAGAGCACCGACAGACGATCCAGTATATTCAGCCGCAGGACTCATACACTCTTGGACAGGCGGAGCTCCTAGTCATCGATGAGGCTGCCGCCATTCCTCTGCCGCTTGTGCGAAAACTGCTCGGTCCATATCTGGTCTTTATGGCGTCCACAATCAATGGATACGAAGGAACAGGCCGCTCGCTCTCCTTGAAGCTGATACAACAACTACGGGATCAATCACGGAGTGTTGGCAAGCCGAACGGCGACACCAAGATCGCGAACCGGGATGGCAACAAGAAGGAGCAAGACTACACACCGAGGACCGCTCGATCGCTACGAGAGATCGAACTGAACGAGCCGATTCGATACGCTTCTGGAGATGCTGTTGAGAAATGGATGAACACACTGCTTTGTCTTGATGCCACACTGCCGCGGAAATCGAGGATTCATGGAACTCCTCATCCTTCACAATGCGAATTGCTGCAAGTGAACCGCGATACCCTCTTTTCATTCCACCCAATCACCGAAAAGTTCTTACAACAGATGATGGCGCTTTATGTCGCTTCACATTACAAGAACTCGCCAAACGACCTGCAACTCATGTCTGATGCGCCGGCGCATCAATTGTTCGTGCTGGTAGCGCCGACTGCAGATGATGCCAATAAGCTGCCGGAAATTCTTTGCGTGGTTCAGGTGGCCTTGGAAGGACAGATCAGCAGGGAGAGTGTGCTGAACAGCCTTTCGCGAGGTCAAAGAGCTGGTGGCGATCTCATCCCATGGCTTGTCAGCCAGCAATTCCAGGATTCCGAGTTTGCAAGCCTGAGCGGAGCACGGATCGTGCGCATTGCCACGAACCCGGACTATGGGAACATGGGCTACGGGTCTCGTGCACTTCAGCTTCTGAACGAGTTCTACGAGGGCAAGCACATCAGCTTGGACGAGTCTGCAGATGTGCTCGCCATGAACGAGGAGTCAGCAAGGCGGGTTACCGACGAGGAGCTTGCTGAGGGCTCGTTGCAGACGGAGACGATCAAGGTTCGCGACATCAAATCTATGCCTCCGCTTTTCGCACGGTTGCATCAACGTAAACCTCCTAAGCTGGACTACACTGGCGTTTCATATGGTTTAACGCAACAGCTCCACAAGTTCTGGTATCGAGGTGGCTATGTCCCAGTCTATCTTCGGCAGACTGCAAACGACCTGACCGGCGAGCATACGATGGTGATGCTGAAGCCAACCAACAGTGATACAACAGATCCGAGCTGGCTCGGCGCCTACGCACAAGACTTCCATCGCCGAATCTTGAACTTGTCCTCTTACCAGTTCCGTGTCTTCCCCACCGTTCTGATCCTCTCGATTGATGACAGCACCAACAAGGGCATCAAATTACTGGATGATTCCGAAAAGGCCCGTCCACTCGACAAGCCAGAGCTTGATAAGCTGTTCTCTCCCTACGACATTAAGCGGATAAAATCGTATGCGGACAACATGCTGGACTATCACGTTATCTTGGACTTGATGCCTACGATTGCAACTCTCTTCTTTACTGGCCGCATCAAAGACGACAATGGAGTCGTGCTCTCTGGCGTGCAAAAAGCCCTACTCTGCGCGATCGGGCTGCAGCGCAAGATGTTGGAGGACATGGAGAAGGAGCTCAATTTGACTGTTTCACAACTCATGGCCATGTTCATCAAGGTGATGCGCAAAGTCAGCACGCACTTTGAAAAAATCCTTTCTGGTGCCATTGAAGCTTCTATGCCTGCCACCAATGGCCGAGCACATGCTGCGcctgacgatgaagatgcggAGCAAGCGATCGATGGCGCTGCCGTGAGCAAGAACCTCGCAGACGATCTAGCAGAAGGAGCGGAGGAGTTCAACGAAGAGGAAAGGCAACGAAATCGAAAGATGATCGATGCCTTGCCTCTGGACAGATATGCTATTCAAGAGGGTGAGGCAGGTTGGGAAGATGCCGAGAAACAAGTCAAAGATgcggcgaagaaggggaAGAGCGTTAGTACCATTGCTGTCAAGAGTAGCAAGaagggagaagagaagaagcggaaagcTGGTGAGGCATTGAGGGAAGCGCAAGAGGAGGCCGAGAAGCtaggtggcggtggtggcaaAAAGAGTAAAAAGAGCAAGCGATGA
- the MCD4 gene encoding Glycosyl phosphatidyl inositol anchor synthesis (BUSCO:EOG09260KDB) translates to MARLGRVGFLGVAVVFHLIYVYSIFDIYFVSPIVRGMRAYRVEDHEAPAKRLVLYVGDGLRADKAFQFFPDPSRPANESASQDVVPMAPFLRSRVLEHGTFGVSHTRVPTESRPGHVALIAGLYEDVAAVTTGWKLNPVNFDSVFNRSRHTWSWGSPDILPMFSTGAVPGRVEDATYGHEFEDFSKDATELDYWVFDRVKKLFKDAETDPALNNKLRQDKLVFFLHLLGLDTTGHAYRPYSQEYLRNIQIVDKGVQEITEVINNFYDDDETAFVFTADHGMSDWGSHGDGHPDNTRTPLIAWGSGVAKPQTVKQGKAPGHEDGFSSDWRFDHVQRHDVAQADVAALMAYLAGLEFPVNSVGELPLSFLDASDEEKAKALLVNAKEILEMYHVKEREKMATVLRYKPYSGFADAEHSVENRIASIEQLIRRREYQKAIDQSDELIQLGLAGLRYLQTYAWLFLRTLVTAGYLGWIAFAFTTAVDVHILDGKVDVQRTPSLIISSVSILVGLYSLLVFQASPITYYAYALFPVLFWEEVFARRQALIQGKNKLFANFSKGEVTKLAANVLGYLALLEVMVQSYYHREIYTILYLVATAWPLLYGTDFVKSNGLLCTTWALSCASMSIFTLLPANKVESSGLILLGGFLILLIGVLYIAFEQSLLVQSSTSKEDLEAAEADYVSRLILGAQVGLVALAMLVTRSSVASLQAKTGLPLGTQILGWITLVTSLILPFAHALRPRNHYLHRLAIIFLAFGPVFIILTISYEGLFYFAIAITLVSWVRLEHRIHQRFGGSSADTTTAAAKTSSSALGDSTHAASNGDASHANGLKKKLDVTTPLAPALDAAQQREKAAQTGDYRSLTLSDARICLFFLFFLQSGFYSTGNIASVSSFSLDAVYRLIPVFDPFSQGALLVLKLLAPFALISANLGILTRRLKLRGGSLFAIVMGIGDYLTLRFFWEVRDEGSWLEIGESISMFIIASVLCIFVAGLEALSEVFVRGVEFDDDVVKGTNSSNGTLNGKPNGVVAASPTAAKNKKNK, encoded by the exons ATGGCGCGACTCGGGCGAGTGGGCTTCCTGGGCGTGGCGGTGGTCTTCCACCTCATTTACGTCTACTCCATCTTCGACATCTACTTCGTCTCGCCCATTGTGCGTGGCATGCGAGCGTACCGGGTTGAAGATCACGAAGCTCCCGCAAAGCGATTGGTGTTATATGTCG GTGATGGACTCCGCGCCGACAAGGCCTTTCAATTCTTCCCCGACCCCTCTCGACCCGCCAACGAGTCCGCCTCCCAGGATGTCGTCCCAATGGCCCCCTTCCTCCGATCGCGAGTCCTCGAGCATGGCACCTTTGGAGTGTCCCACACCCGTGTACCCACCGAATCGAGACCCGGGCACGTAGCGTTGATTGCGGGGCTGTATGAGGATGTGGCAGCAGTGACGACGGGATGGAAATTGAACCCGGTCAACTTCGACAGCGTGTTCAACAGGAGTAGACACACATGGAGTTGGGGTAGTCCGGACATCCTTCCCATGTTCTCCACGGGAGCTGTGCCTGGGCGAGTTGAAGATGCCACGTACGGCCACGAGTTCGAGGATTTCAGCAAGGATGCCACAGAGCTGGATTATTGGGTGTTTGATCGCGTGAAGAAGCTGTTCAAGGATGCGGAAACAGACCCAGCATTGAACAACAAGTTGAGACAGGACAAActggtcttcttcttgcactTGCTCGGATTGGACACTACGGGACACGCATATCGACCGTACTCGCAAGAGTATTTGAGGAACATTCAGATCGTTGATAAAGGAGTCCAGGAAATTACAGAAGTCATCAACAACTTctacgatgacgatgagacAGCCTTCGTCTTTACAGCAGACCATGGCATGAGTGACTGGggcagccatggcgatggACATCCCGACAACACGAGAACTCCTTTGATCGCCTGGGGATCAGGCGTAGCGAAACCGCAGACTGTGAAACAAGGAAAAGCTCCTGGACACGAAGATGGCTTTTCTAGTGACTGGCGCTTTGACCATGTGCAGCGACACGACGTTGCTCAGGCTGATGTTGCGGCGCTCATGGCCTATCTTGCTGGACTTGAGTTCCCTGTCAACTCTGTCGGAGAGCTCCCGCTTTCCTTCCTGGATGCGAGTGACGAAGAAAAAGCCAAAGCCTTGCTAGTGAACGCTAAGGAAATTCTGGAAATGTACCACGTCAAAGAGCGGGAAAAGATGGCAACAGTACTGCGCTACAAGCCGTACTCGGGATTCGCCGATGCTGAGCACAGTGTCGAGAATCGCATAGCATCGATCGAGCAGTTGATCCGCAGACGTGAGTATCAAAAAGCTATCGATCAATCTGATGAACTGATTCAACTTGGTCTGGCTGGTCTCCGTTACTTGCAAACATATGCATGGCTCTTCCTCAGGACTTTGGTCACAGCAGGCTACCTTGGGTGGATAGCATTTGCCTTTACCACCGCCGTCGATGTGCACATTCTGGATGGCAAGGTGGACGTGCAGCGAACTCCGAGTCTCATCATCAGCTCCGTATCGATCCTGGTTGGTTTGTACAGTCTGCTGGTTTTCCAAGCATCTCCCATCACCTACTATGCTTATGCGCTCTTCCCTGTCCTGTTCTGGGAGGAAGTCTTTGCGCGTCGCCAGGCATTAATCCAAGGCAAGAACAAGCTCTTTGCCAACTTCTCGAAGGGCGAAGTCACTAAGCTGGCAGCCAATGTGCTGGGCTATCTAGCTTTGCTCGAAGTCATG GTGCAAAGCTACTATCATCGAGAGATTTACACCATTCTCTATCTGGTCGCTACAGCTTGGCCTCTCCTTTATGGCACTGACTTCGTCAAATCCAACGGGCTTCTTTGCACGACGTGGGCGCTCTCGTGTGCATCCATGAGCATTTTCACTCTGCTGCCAGCCAACAAAGTCGAGAGCTCTGGTCTCAT CCTTTTGGGAGGATTCCTCATTCTTCTCATTGGTGTTCTGTACATTGCCTTCGAACAGAGCTTGCTGGTGCAGAGCTCAACATCCAAGGAAGACCTCGAAGCGGCAGAAGCAGACTACGTCTCGAGATTGATCCTCGGCGCGCAGGTAGGGCTGGTGGCACTTGCTATGCTTGTAACCAGATCGAGCGTCGCTTCTCTGCAAGCAAAGACGGGCCTGCCTCTTGGTACGCAGATCCTTGGGTGGATTACTTTGG TCACGTCCCTCATCCTGCCATTTGCCCACGCGCTCCGACCCCGGAACCACTACCTTCACCGTCTTGCCATCATCTTCCTTGCCTTTGGACCGGTGTTCATCATTCTCACCATCTCCTACGAGGGTCTCTTCTATTTCGCGATCGCCATCACTCTCGTCAGCTGGGTGCGACTCGAACACAGAATACATCAACGCTTTGGTGGAAGCAGCGCCGACACCACTACAGCGGCAGCCAAAACCTCATCTAGTGCATTGGGCGACAGCACACACGCCGCAAGTAACGGTGACGCCTCCCACGCCAACGGTCTGAAGAAGAAATTGGACGTCACGACTCCACTCGCACCGGCATTGGACGCAGCGCAACAGCGTGAGAAAGCCGCCCAGACAGGCGATTACAGGAGTCTCACCCTCTCCGACGCTCGAATCTGTttgttcttcctcttcttcctccaatCTGGCTTCTACTCCACCGGCAACATCGCCTCTGTCAGCTCTTTCTCCCTCGACGCCGTCTACCGCCTCATCCCCGTCTTCGACCCATTCTCGCAAGGCGCCCTTCTCGTCCTCAAACTCCTCGCTCCTTTCGCCCTCATCTCCGCGAACTTGGGCATCTTGACCAGGCGCTTAAAACTCCGAGGCGGAAGTCTTTTCGCCATCGTTATGGGCATCGGCGATTACTTGAcattgcgcttcttctgggAAGTGAGAGATGAGGGAAGTTGGTTGGAGATCGgagagagtattagtatGTTTATTATTGCTTCCGTACTTTGCATTTTTGTTGCGGGCTTGGAGGCTCTTAGTGAGGTTTTCGTTAGAGGGGTGGagtttgatgatgatgtcgtgAAGGGGACAAATTCGAGTAATGGGACGCTTAATGGCAAGCCTAATGGTGTCGTGGCAGCTTCACCGACTGCTGCTAAGAACAAAAAGAACAAGTAG